The genomic interval AAACTATGGAACTGTGGGAAGCCGCGGGACTACCCCATGGGGTGCTCAACATGGTTCAGGGAGCGCGAGAGACCGGCATAGCGCTGGCCCAGCATCCGGGCATCGAGGGATTGTTTTTCACCGGGAGTGCCGACACTGGCCGAGCCTTGCACAAAGCCTTTGCAGGCTGGCCGGATAAAATCCTCGCGTTGGAAATGGGAGGAAACAATCCTCTCTTGGTTCATGAGGTTTCGGACTTGAACGCGGCTGCTTATCTGACCGTGGAGTCTGCGTTCATCACCGCGGGGCAGCGCTGCACTTGCGCGCGTCGATTGGTAGTGCCGGAAGGGACCGCTGGAGATAGTTTTATTCAACGCCTCATGGTGGTCATGTCAAAAATCAAGGTGGGTTCTTTCAGAGAGTTCCCCGAACCTTTTATGGGACCTGTAATATCCGAGAACGTGGCTGAAGGTTTATCCTTGGCACAGGATGCCATGAGCAGTGACGGCGGGAAAGTCCTGGTTAAAATGGAACGCCTGGAAAGGCCGGGGTGGTTCCTCTCACCAGGGCTCATTGACGTCACGGAGGTCAAGAACCGGAAAGACGCGGAATTCTTCGGTCCCCTTCTCCAGTTGATCAGGGTCCCGGATTTCGACGCCGCGATTCGGGAAGCCAATAATACCGCTTATGGACTCGCAGCGGGGCTGCTCAGTGATAACAAGGGACTGTACGACCGGTTCTTTCGTAAGGTGCGAGCAGGCGTCATAAATTGGAATCGCCAGACCACCG from Desulfomonile tiedjei carries:
- the astD gene encoding succinylglutamate-semialdehyde dehydrogenase, whose product is MTEKTHFIDGKWTQGAGPEFRSTDPATGEPVWTGLSAAPDDVKQAVEAAGTAFETWSARSPEERLQYLESFRENLTAQKDQMAEIICLDTGKPRWEALTEAGAMIAKVDISIQAYHDRRSTVTEELAGGLAATRFKPHGVVAVFGPFNLPGHLPNGHIVPALLAGNTVVFKPSEQAPAVALKTMELWEAAGLPHGVLNMVQGARETGIALAQHPGIEGLFFTGSADTGRALHKAFAGWPDKILALEMGGNNPLLVHEVSDLNAAAYLTVESAFITAGQRCTCARRLVVPEGTAGDSFIQRLMVVMSKIKVGSFREFPEPFMGPVISENVAEGLSLAQDAMSSDGGKVLVKMERLERPGWFLSPGLIDVTEVKNRKDAEFFGPLLQLIRVPDFDAAIREANNTAYGLAAGLLSDNKGLYDRFFRKVRAGVINWNRQTTGASGKMPFGGVGASGNHRPSGYYAADYCSYPIASMEIDSVKIPAGLPPGIEL